One stretch of Stigmatella aurantiaca DNA includes these proteins:
- a CDS encoding response regulator has translation MSERVSKRRILVIDDSEAIHQDFRRLLAPDHTEGRKALDLMEEELFGVAPPLESFPALDLEVDSAMQGQEGLEKVRQAQAEGQPYGLAFLDYRMPPGWNGLETLRHLRKVAPTIPVVLCSAYSDYSWEKIREEFPDSRLLIELKKPVRRDQVRELVSTFLG, from the coding sequence ATGAGCGAGCGCGTGAGCAAGAGGCGGATACTGGTCATCGATGACTCAGAGGCCATCCATCAAGACTTTCGCCGGTTGCTGGCCCCGGACCATACCGAGGGCAGGAAGGCGCTGGATCTGATGGAGGAGGAACTCTTCGGAGTGGCTCCCCCCCTGGAGAGCTTCCCAGCGCTGGACCTGGAGGTGGACTCGGCGATGCAGGGACAGGAGGGGCTCGAGAAGGTGCGGCAGGCCCAGGCGGAAGGCCAACCCTATGGCCTGGCCTTCCTGGACTACCGCATGCCCCCCGGCTGGAACGGTCTCGAGACGCTGCGGCACCTGCGCAAGGTGGCTCCCACGATCCCGGTGGTGCTCTGCTCGGCCTACTCCGACTACTCCTGGGAGAAGATCCGCGAGGAGTTTCCGGACAGCAGGCTGCTGATCGAGCTGAAGAAGCCTGTCCGCCGGGACCAGGTGCGCGAGCTGGTGAGCACCTTCCTCGGGTGA
- a CDS encoding DUF2019 domain-containing protein, whose translation MKAAQVQGLTADQLVEKYRELSARHGRAIEAGNHKAANRDFDVIVAVNKELRARGIEAHRELLTLLNDPEPGTRCWAATDVLEFAPREGEQVLAELAKVPGSLVGLTAEMTLRQWKAGEYKPG comes from the coding sequence ATGAAGGCAGCGCAGGTGCAGGGGCTCACTGCGGACCAACTCGTGGAGAAGTACCGGGAGCTATCTGCAAGGCACGGGCGCGCAATCGAGGCGGGCAATCACAAGGCTGCGAATCGAGACTTCGACGTGATTGTGGCAGTCAACAAGGAACTCCGAGCACGCGGAATCGAAGCACACCGGGAGTTATTGACGCTGCTGAATGATCCTGAGCCAGGCACTCGCTGCTGGGCTGCTACGGATGTGCTTGAGTTTGCGCCACGAGAGGGTGAGCAGGTTCTTGCCGAACTGGCAAAGGTGCCGGGGAGCCTGGTGGGGCTTACTGCGGAAATGACACTGCGCCAATGGAAGGCTGGGGAGTACAAGCCTGGGTGA
- a CDS encoding VOC family protein has translation MFDHVKFGVSDYAASKAFFIKALEPLGVAVLAEGVPTYGVELGGKGIPSLCLFQTEEKPAHLHLAFMAENREQVDAFYRAALEAGGKDNGAPGLRPKYHANYYAAFVIAPDGHNIEAVCHEPEA, from the coding sequence ATGTTCGACCACGTCAAATTCGGCGTCAGCGACTACGCAGCAAGTAAAGCTTTCTTCATCAAGGCGCTCGAACCGCTTGGCGTAGCCGTCCTCGCGGAGGGCGTACCGACGTACGGTGTCGAACTTGGCGGGAAGGGCATCCCTTCCTTGTGCCTATTCCAGACCGAAGAAAAGCCGGCGCATCTCCACCTGGCGTTCATGGCCGAGAATCGCGAACAGGTCGATGCGTTCTATCGCGCAGCGCTGGAGGCGGGCGGCAAGGATAACGGTGCGCCCGGGCTGCGCCCGAAGTATCACGCGAACTACTATGCGGCTTTCGTCATTGCGCCGGACGGGCACAATATTGAAGCGGTTTGCCACGAGCCGGAGGCCTGA